In Streptomyces caniferus, one DNA window encodes the following:
- a CDS encoding FtsX-like permease family protein codes for MFVAWRDLRFAKGRFALMGTVIVLITVLVGLLSGLTAGLGRENTSAITALPADHLVFSAPADGRDVAFTDSRLTERTVRAWARVPGVRHADPLGIATTKAQAGGRTAAVAAFGVRPGSAPAPAGVGDGAVVLSAKAASALGVRAGDTLTLSGRTVRVAAVSGTAMYSHTPVVWMSLEDWRRPAAGDAGRAARSGPDAGGGGPSGDAAGATVLALSTSGTAGLATADKALGTRTVGTDDALQAIGSFAAENGSLQLMRGFLFAISALVIGAFFTVWTIQRGGDVAVLKALGASTGTLLRDALGQAVVLLVAGTGLGSAVAAAAGAALGGTVPFVLAPSTVLVPALIMIALGAAGAALAIRRITSVDPLTALGSAR; via the coding sequence GTGTTCGTCGCCTGGAGGGACCTGAGATTCGCCAAGGGACGGTTCGCCCTGATGGGCACCGTCATCGTGCTGATCACGGTGCTGGTGGGACTGCTGTCGGGCCTGACGGCGGGCCTGGGCCGGGAGAACACCTCGGCGATCACCGCGCTGCCCGCCGACCACCTGGTGTTCTCGGCGCCCGCCGACGGCAGGGACGTCGCCTTCACCGATTCGCGGCTGACGGAGCGGACCGTACGGGCCTGGGCGCGGGTGCCGGGCGTACGGCACGCCGACCCGCTGGGGATCGCGACGACGAAGGCGCAGGCGGGCGGCCGGACCGCCGCGGTGGCGGCGTTCGGGGTGCGGCCGGGGTCGGCGCCGGCGCCGGCCGGGGTGGGTGACGGCGCGGTGGTGCTGTCCGCGAAGGCCGCCTCCGCACTGGGGGTGCGGGCCGGGGACACACTGACCCTGAGCGGCCGCACGGTCCGGGTCGCGGCGGTGTCGGGCACGGCGATGTACAGCCACACGCCGGTGGTCTGGATGTCGCTGGAGGACTGGCGTCGGCCGGCTGCGGGCGACGCGGGCCGGGCCGCCCGCAGCGGACCGGACGCCGGTGGGGGCGGCCCGTCCGGCGACGCTGCCGGAGCGACCGTGCTCGCCCTCTCCACCTCCGGTACGGCCGGCCTGGCCACCGCCGACAAGGCGCTCGGCACGCGGACCGTCGGCACCGACGACGCCCTGCAGGCCATCGGCTCGTTCGCCGCCGAGAACGGCTCCCTGCAGCTGATGCGCGGCTTTCTGTTCGCCATCTCCGCGCTGGTCATCGGGGCGTTCTTCACGGTGTGGACGATCCAGCGCGGCGGCGATGTCGCCGTGCTGAAGGCACTGGGTGCCTCGACCGGCACGCTGCTGCGGGACGCGCTCGGCCAGGCCGTGGTCCTGCTGGTGGCCGGGACCGGCCTGGGCAGCGCCGTGGCGGCCGCGGCGGGCGCGGCGCTGGGCGGCACGGTGCCCTTCGTGCTCGCCCCCTCCACCGTGCTGGTCCCCGCCCTGATCATGATCGCGCTGGGTGCCGCCGGCGCCGCGCTCGCCATCCGCCGCATCACGTCCGTGGACCCGCTGACCGCCCTGGGAAGTGCCCGATGA
- a CDS encoding alkaline phosphatase PhoX: MSATRRQILARTGALGAGIAFSGSLTELFTGTATAQSMGQRGYGPLVPDPHGLLDLPKGFRYRVLSREGDPLRSGEGKVPSNCDGMSAFPGSPGHRGGTFLVRNHENRTGSRQAVPTVRDLTYDPGGEGGCTALELAPDHSVRSERVAIAGTSTNCAGGHTPWNTWLTCEETEHRAGEENYTKDHGFIFEVDPYDPRRTGAVPLTAMGRFQHEAIAVDPHTGTVYETEDAFEKPFGLFYRFLPKKPMGGRGSLRAGGRLQALRVPGVPDLSTVQQPGATFDHVTWVDVPDPLARETPIRFQDFGPGGITHAQKLEGCYWGGSCVYFVSSFAHRKDGSAADHYGQVWKYDPKKRRLTQVVAFGPGSDLQLPGESPDNICLAPSGGLMVCEDGEGAQHVFGLTRRGEVYAMARGRQNIGTPEKPEWGEFAGVTFSPDHRTMYVNCYTPGTTFAVTGPWHH, from the coding sequence ATGTCCGCGACACGACGTCAGATCCTGGCGAGAACCGGAGCGCTGGGGGCGGGAATCGCCTTCTCGGGAAGCCTCACGGAGCTCTTCACGGGGACCGCGACCGCACAGAGCATGGGACAGCGCGGCTACGGCCCGCTGGTCCCCGACCCGCACGGCCTGCTCGATCTCCCCAAGGGCTTCCGCTACCGGGTCCTCTCCAGGGAAGGCGACCCGCTGCGCTCCGGGGAGGGCAAGGTCCCCAGCAACTGCGACGGCATGTCCGCCTTCCCCGGTTCTCCGGGGCACCGCGGCGGGACGTTCCTCGTCCGCAACCACGAGAACCGCACGGGCTCCCGCCAGGCCGTCCCCACGGTCCGCGATCTGACCTACGACCCCGGTGGGGAGGGCGGCTGTACGGCCCTGGAACTCGCCCCGGACCACTCCGTCCGCTCCGAGCGGGTCGCCATCGCCGGTACGTCCACCAACTGCGCGGGCGGCCACACCCCTTGGAACACCTGGCTGACCTGCGAGGAGACCGAGCACCGGGCCGGCGAGGAGAACTACACCAAGGACCACGGCTTCATCTTCGAGGTCGATCCGTACGACCCGCGGCGCACCGGCGCCGTCCCGCTGACCGCGATGGGCCGCTTCCAGCACGAGGCGATCGCCGTCGACCCCCACACCGGCACCGTCTACGAGACCGAGGACGCCTTCGAGAAGCCGTTCGGCCTCTTCTACCGTTTTCTGCCCAAGAAGCCGATGGGCGGCCGCGGTTCGCTCCGGGCGGGCGGCCGTCTCCAGGCGCTGCGGGTCCCCGGAGTGCCCGACCTGTCCACCGTCCAGCAGCCCGGTGCCACCTTCGATCACGTCACCTGGGTGGATGTGCCGGACCCGCTCGCCCGTGAGACCCCGATCCGCTTCCAGGACTTCGGGCCCGGCGGCATCACCCACGCCCAGAAGCTGGAGGGCTGCTACTGGGGCGGCTCCTGCGTCTACTTCGTCTCCAGCTTCGCGCACCGCAAGGACGGCTCGGCGGCCGACCACTACGGCCAGGTGTGGAAGTACGACCCGAAGAAGCGGCGGCTGACCCAGGTCGTCGCCTTCGGCCCGGGCAGCGACCTCCAACTGCCCGGTGAGTCCCCCGACAACATCTGCCTCGCGCCCAGCGGCGGCCTGATGGTCTGTGAGGACGGCGAGGGCGCCCAGCACGTCTTCGGCCTCACCCGGCGCGGCGAGGTCTATGCGATGGCGCGCGGCCGACAGAACATCGGCACCCCGGAGAAGCCGGAGTGGGGCGAGTTCGCGGGGGTGACCTTCTCGCCCGACCACCGGACGATGTACGTCAACTGCTATACGCCGGGGACCACGTTCGCGGTGACGGGGCCCTGGCACCACTGA
- a CDS encoding ATP-binding cassette domain-containing protein — protein sequence MRLDGVGRRYGVRGPWVLREVQLDVPAGALLRIEGTNGSGKSTLLRLLAGIDRPTTGRITGRPRSAYVPERFPSALPFTAVGYLTHLGRIHGLRGPEPARRATEWLARFGAAGHARTPLAELSKGTSQKVAVAQALLAEPELLVLDEAWTGLDQGAREVLDRAVAERVADGGTVVFVDHDPQRLAGAADARYRVVDGRLLPHEESLPGEEPASAPGPRVIIEAEAAPGAALSGGTERSSAGAPRLPGAPEVVPQPDGTTRLTVPAVHSDALLRALLTARPPWHIRSVGRAGAEAGVRSGPGTATDVGSGSGTADAPAAAPTPTLAPAPDEAPHP from the coding sequence ATGAGGCTCGACGGGGTAGGGCGGCGCTACGGGGTGCGCGGGCCCTGGGTGCTGCGCGAGGTGCAGCTCGACGTGCCCGCCGGTGCGCTGCTGCGCATCGAAGGGACCAACGGAAGCGGGAAATCCACCTTGCTGCGGCTGCTGGCCGGGATCGACCGGCCCACCACCGGCCGTATCACCGGCCGCCCGCGCAGCGCCTACGTGCCCGAACGCTTCCCGTCCGCGCTGCCCTTCACGGCCGTCGGCTACCTCACGCACCTCGGCCGTATCCACGGCCTGCGCGGCCCCGAACCGGCCCGCCGCGCCACCGAATGGCTCGCCCGCTTCGGGGCGGCCGGGCACGCACGCACCCCGCTGGCCGAACTGTCCAAGGGGACGAGCCAGAAGGTCGCGGTCGCCCAGGCGCTGCTCGCCGAACCCGAACTCCTGGTCCTCGACGAGGCCTGGACCGGCCTGGACCAGGGCGCCCGGGAGGTACTCGACCGGGCCGTCGCCGAGCGGGTCGCGGACGGCGGCACCGTGGTGTTCGTCGACCATGACCCGCAGCGGCTGGCGGGCGCGGCCGACGCCCGCTACCGGGTCGTGGACGGGCGGCTGCTGCCCCATGAGGAGAGCCTCCCGGGGGAGGAGCCGGCGTCCGCGCCGGGCCCCCGGGTGATCATCGAGGCCGAGGCCGCACCGGGAGCCGCCCTGTCCGGCGGGACGGAGCGCTCGTCCGCCGGAGCACCACGACTGCCCGGCGCGCCGGAGGTCGTGCCGCAGCCGGACGGCACGACCCGGCTGACGGTCCCCGCCGTCCACTCCGATGCCTTGCTGCGCGCCCTGCTCACCGCACGGCCGCCGTGGCATATCCGGTCGGTCGGCAGAGCGGGGGCGGAGGCGGGGGTGCGGAGTGGTCCTGGCACCGCCACCGATGTCGGCTCCGGATCCGGCACTGCCGACGCCCCTGCAGCCGCGCCCACACCCACACTCGCCCCCGCACCCGACGAGGCTCCCCACCCGTGA
- a CDS encoding aminoacyl-tRNA hydrolase, with product MTSTETAGQPGNDSEGPVGRADREAGAETDPDAAPQFVLPLVARIERAEPPARTDALETAARAVLVLLSDERSAGDGEWAAAVRDWQDARIRKVVRRARGAEWRRAEALPGITVSGHRAEVRVFPPVPLDGWPKDLARLQVSGTELDDPEPPGAPAEDAPVLWLNPDLEMSAGKEMAQAGHAAQLAWWELSEEERAAWHAAGFPLSVRSAGRAQWEELTRSGLPMVHDAGFTEIAPGITFAVDGVDRVRALPR from the coding sequence GTGACCAGCACAGAGACCGCCGGACAGCCCGGCAACGACTCCGAGGGCCCCGTGGGCCGCGCAGACCGCGAGGCCGGCGCAGAGACCGACCCGGACGCGGCGCCGCAGTTCGTGCTGCCGCTCGTCGCGCGGATCGAGCGGGCCGAGCCACCGGCGCGTACGGACGCGCTGGAGACGGCGGCGCGGGCGGTGCTGGTGCTGTTGTCGGACGAGCGGTCGGCCGGGGACGGCGAGTGGGCCGCGGCGGTGCGGGACTGGCAGGACGCCCGGATCCGGAAGGTGGTGCGGCGGGCGCGCGGCGCGGAGTGGCGGCGGGCCGAGGCGCTGCCGGGCATCACGGTCAGCGGTCACCGCGCCGAGGTGCGGGTCTTCCCGCCGGTGCCGCTGGACGGCTGGCCCAAGGACCTGGCGCGGCTGCAGGTGTCGGGCACGGAGCTGGACGATCCCGAGCCGCCCGGGGCACCCGCCGAGGACGCGCCGGTGCTGTGGCTCAATCCCGACCTGGAGATGTCGGCGGGCAAGGAGATGGCGCAGGCCGGACACGCGGCGCAGCTGGCCTGGTGGGAGCTGTCCGAGGAGGAGCGGGCGGCCTGGCACGCGGCCGGGTTCCCGCTGTCCGTACGGTCCGCCGGGCGCGCGCAGTGGGAGGAGCTGACCCGCAGCGGTCTGCCCATGGTGCACGATGCCGGGTTTACGGAGATCGCCCCTGGGATCACTTTCGCAGTCGACGGGGTGGACCGCGTCAGGGCTCTCCCGCGCTGA
- a CDS encoding indole-3-glycerol phosphate synthase, translating to MIEKPLTPADVEFVTTLHGDDRISFVVLMQPRGKQDVLLRAIDDVALGEFDDAVREGEEPGGARAEAPAELALAHTVEALRATGAEAVGQVVEDHPLDLLRSVVEETAADEVIVLTTPHFVEEFFHRDWASRARHKVGVPVLKLFSHAADDQPQGTAGG from the coding sequence ATGATCGAGAAGCCACTGACGCCCGCCGATGTGGAGTTTGTGACCACCCTGCACGGCGATGACCGGATCTCGTTCGTCGTGCTCATGCAGCCTCGCGGCAAGCAGGATGTTCTGCTACGGGCCATCGACGACGTCGCGCTCGGTGAGTTCGACGACGCCGTACGGGAGGGGGAGGAGCCCGGCGGCGCCCGGGCGGAGGCCCCCGCCGAGCTCGCCCTGGCCCACACGGTGGAGGCGCTGCGGGCCACCGGCGCGGAGGCCGTCGGGCAGGTGGTCGAGGACCATCCGCTGGACCTGCTGCGCTCCGTCGTCGAAGAGACGGCCGCGGACGAGGTGATCGTGCTGACCACCCCGCACTTCGTGGAGGAGTTCTTCCACCGCGACTGGGCCTCCCGCGCCCGTCACAAGGTCGGCGTCCCGGTCCTCAAGCTGTTCTCCCACGCGGCGGACGACCAGCCCCAGGGGACCGCAGGGGGCTGA
- a CDS encoding ABC transporter ATP-binding protein produces MSLELTDVTLTYPDGDTRLTALDDVSLTVPAGGLTAVIGPSGSGKSSLLAVAATLISPDRGRVVIDGTDTAGLGRAALTTLRRTAIGTVFQQPNLLPSLTAAEQLQVMAHLDGRSPRTARARARELLAAVGLDGQADRRPHQLSGGQRQRINIARALMNEPAVLLVDEPTSALDHERGAAVLDLLVTLTRQRATATVLVTHDPAHLEAADEIAEVRDGRLRPRPVARP; encoded by the coding sequence ATGAGCCTCGAACTGACCGATGTCACCCTCACCTACCCCGACGGCGATACCCGGCTGACCGCGCTGGACGACGTCTCGCTGACCGTCCCCGCCGGAGGTCTGACCGCGGTGATCGGCCCGTCCGGGTCCGGCAAGTCCAGCCTGCTCGCGGTCGCCGCCACCCTGATCTCCCCGGACCGCGGACGGGTGGTGATCGACGGCACGGACACCGCGGGGCTGGGCCGGGCCGCGCTGACGACGCTGCGCCGCACCGCCATCGGCACGGTCTTCCAGCAGCCGAACCTTCTGCCCTCGCTGACCGCCGCCGAACAACTGCAGGTGATGGCCCATCTGGACGGCCGCTCGCCCCGTACGGCGCGGGCGCGGGCCCGGGAACTGCTGGCGGCGGTCGGCCTGGACGGGCAGGCCGACCGGCGGCCGCATCAGCTCTCGGGCGGCCAGCGGCAGCGGATCAACATCGCGCGGGCGCTGATGAACGAGCCCGCGGTGCTGCTGGTGGACGAGCCGACCAGCGCCCTGGACCACGAGCGGGGCGCCGCGGTGCTCGATCTGCTGGTCACCCTCACCCGTCAGCGCGCGACCGCGACGGTGCTGGTCACCCATGATCCGGCGCATCTGGAGGCCGCGGACGAGATCGCCGAGGTGCGCGACGGCCGGCTGCGCCCCCGGCCCGTCGCCCGCCCGTGA
- a CDS encoding pyrimidine reductase family protein, producing the protein MRRLFPLTAPFAPVPDSENTVVEPLGPHDREWTLDELADAYAYPATDDPVRSGRTGWLRANMVSSVDGAAHHEGRSQPLSSDADMRIFGVLRGLADAVVVGAETVRQEGYRPARAREAFAGRRAAAGQGPAPAIAVVTAGLGLDFTLPLFTEPLVPTLVLTGAGAPPDRVAAARAAGAEVLFAGEGQGVDPARVTGVLAGRGHTRLLTEGGPMLLGQFAAAGALDELCLSLAPVVAVGDAPRIMNGPAVPVPERFALASVLEEAGFLFTRYRRS; encoded by the coding sequence ATGCGACGCCTGTTCCCCCTCACCGCCCCCTTTGCACCAGTCCCCGACAGCGAGAACACCGTGGTGGAGCCGCTGGGCCCGCACGACCGCGAGTGGACGCTGGACGAGCTGGCCGATGCCTACGCGTACCCGGCGACGGACGACCCGGTGCGCTCGGGGCGCACCGGCTGGCTGCGCGCGAACATGGTGTCCTCCGTGGACGGCGCGGCCCACCACGAGGGCCGCTCGCAGCCGCTCTCCAGCGATGCCGACATGCGGATCTTCGGGGTGCTCCGGGGGCTCGCGGACGCGGTGGTGGTGGGCGCGGAGACGGTGCGGCAGGAGGGCTACCGGCCGGCCCGCGCCCGGGAGGCGTTCGCCGGCCGCCGGGCCGCGGCCGGCCAGGGACCGGCCCCCGCCATCGCCGTGGTCACCGCCGGCCTCGGGCTGGACTTCACCCTGCCGCTGTTCACCGAGCCGCTGGTCCCCACCCTGGTGCTGACCGGCGCGGGCGCGCCGCCGGACCGGGTGGCCGCGGCCCGTGCCGCGGGCGCCGAGGTGCTGTTCGCCGGTGAGGGACAGGGCGTCGACCCGGCCCGGGTGACCGGGGTGCTGGCCGGGCGCGGTCACACCCGGCTGCTGACGGAGGGCGGGCCGATGCTGCTGGGGCAGTTCGCGGCGGCCGGTGCGCTGGACGAGCTGTGTCTGTCGCTGGCTCCGGTGGTCGCCGTGGGCGATGCGCCGAGGATCATGAACGGCCCCGCCGTTCCGGTGCCGGAGCGGTTCGCCCTGGCGTCGGTACTGGAGGAGGCCGGATTCCTCTTCACTCGCTACCGTCGGTCGTGA
- a CDS encoding ABC transporter — protein MIALLRYQAALLIGSHRWLPPVILYAAWLAIGVQSGGPILDGFGYAAGGLLPAAVWLTRVCVTNEPPAARNCTAAAAGPGRAHLAGVLTAVCTTVLLALIGTAVVLLISDPHSTDHQVVPVAPAALAGLLAALACLLMGTAIGALSNWPVLRSPGWSIPVGTLAALLLLVLGASPANAAISDLVTGSLHGTITTPWLPLAGTALIAAAATAVACALSSRRG, from the coding sequence GTGATTGCTCTCCTCCGCTATCAGGCGGCGCTGCTGATCGGCTCGCACCGCTGGCTGCCGCCGGTGATCCTCTACGCCGCCTGGCTGGCCATCGGCGTACAAAGCGGCGGCCCGATCCTCGACGGGTTCGGCTACGCCGCCGGCGGTCTGCTGCCGGCCGCCGTATGGCTGACCCGGGTCTGTGTCACCAACGAGCCGCCGGCTGCCCGCAATTGCACCGCGGCGGCCGCCGGGCCGGGGCGTGCCCACCTCGCCGGTGTGCTGACCGCGGTCTGCACCACGGTGCTGCTCGCCCTCATCGGTACGGCTGTGGTCCTGCTGATCTCCGACCCGCACTCCACCGACCATCAGGTGGTGCCAGTCGCGCCCGCTGCTCTCGCCGGGCTGCTCGCTGCGCTGGCGTGCCTGCTGATGGGCACCGCGATCGGCGCGCTGAGCAACTGGCCGGTGCTGCGCAGCCCCGGCTGGAGCATCCCGGTGGGCACGCTCGCGGCGCTGCTGCTGCTCGTGCTGGGCGCGTCGCCCGCCAACGCCGCCATCTCGGACCTGGTCACCGGCTCCCTGCACGGCACGATCACCACCCCTTGGCTGCCGCTCGCCGGCACCGCCCTGATCGCGGCCGCCGCCACCGCCGTCGCCTGCGCCCTCAGCTCCCGCAGGGGGTAA
- the zapE gene encoding cell division protein ZapE — protein MSPSQSTSPQPDPIAGPPADGDDAAPAALTARAPHVPADHLVAEMVPPPRFQGARFDTYIPDPKQPSQAEAVQVLSDFAESIDGGQAGSGKRRWFARKPAAPRGPRGVYLDGGYGVGKTHLLASLWHATPAPAERKAFGTFVELTNLVGALGFQQTVRTLGDHKLLCIDEFELDDPGDTVLVSTLLGKLVDAGVALAATSNTLPGKLGEGRFAAADFLREIQGLSAHFRPLRIDGEDYRHRGLPEAPAPYDDETVTRTAYRTPGASLDDFPSLLEHLSKVHPSRYGAMCDGIEAVCLTDVQAVPDQSTALRLVVLADRLYDREVPVLTSGKAFDELFSEEMLRGGYRKKYFRAISRLTALARDAGPLVADGTR, from the coding sequence GTGTCGCCTTCCCAGTCCACTTCCCCGCAGCCCGACCCGATAGCCGGACCGCCGGCCGACGGGGACGACGCGGCGCCCGCCGCGCTCACCGCTCGCGCCCCGCACGTCCCGGCCGACCATCTGGTGGCCGAGATGGTGCCGCCGCCGCGCTTCCAGGGCGCGCGCTTCGACACCTACATCCCGGACCCCAAGCAGCCCAGCCAGGCCGAGGCCGTCCAGGTCCTGAGCGACTTCGCGGAGAGCATCGACGGCGGGCAGGCGGGCTCGGGCAAGCGGCGCTGGTTCGCCAGGAAGCCCGCGGCTCCCCGGGGCCCGCGCGGCGTCTATCTGGACGGCGGCTACGGCGTCGGAAAGACCCATCTGCTCGCCTCCCTGTGGCACGCCACCCCCGCCCCGGCCGAGCGCAAGGCCTTCGGCACCTTCGTCGAGCTGACGAACCTCGTCGGGGCGCTCGGCTTCCAGCAGACCGTGCGCACCCTCGGCGACCACAAGCTGCTGTGCATCGACGAGTTCGAGCTGGACGATCCCGGTGACACGGTCCTGGTCTCCACCCTGCTCGGCAAGCTGGTGGACGCCGGTGTGGCGCTGGCCGCCACCTCCAACACGCTGCCCGGCAAGCTCGGCGAGGGCCGGTTCGCCGCTGCCGACTTCCTGCGGGAGATCCAGGGCCTGAGCGCCCACTTCCGTCCGCTGCGGATCGACGGCGAGGACTACCGCCACCGCGGCCTGCCCGAGGCGCCCGCCCCGTACGACGACGAGACCGTCACCCGCACGGCGTACCGCACGCCCGGCGCCTCGCTCGACGACTTCCCCTCCCTGCTGGAGCACCTGTCCAAGGTGCACCCCAGCCGCTACGGCGCGATGTGCGACGGCATCGAGGCGGTCTGCCTCACCGATGTCCAGGCGGTGCCGGACCAGTCCACGGCGCTGCGCCTGGTCGTTCTCGCGGACCGGCTCTACGACCGTGAGGTGCCGGTGCTGACCTCCGGCAAGGCCTTCGACGAGCTGTTCAGCGAGGAGATGCTGCGCGGCGGCTACCGCAAGAAGTACTTCCGGGCCATCTCCCGGCTGACGGCGCTGGCGCGCGACGCGGGTCCCCTGGTGGCCGACGGCACCCGGTAG